The following coding sequences are from one Nicotiana tabacum cultivar K326 chromosome 1, ASM71507v2, whole genome shotgun sequence window:
- the LOC107800618 gene encoding cytochrome P450 78A6 encodes MRTDIESLWVFALASKCKSFTSLNSIIFPLFLLLIWLIMNLIYWSYSGGPAWGKNKLKNNSSLVSKPIPGPKGFPIIGSMNLMVGLAHHKILAKAENLQAKRLMSFSLGETRVIVTCNPDVAKEILNSSVFVDRPVKESAYKLMFNRAIGFASYGVYWRTLRKISAAHLFSPKQIIASEKPRSQIAKQLVTMFKNSPNDILRVRDGLKLASLNNMMSCVFGKFYNLDSCNMETDELIKLVDEGYELLGMLNWSDHLSWLSEFDPQKIKQRCSEIVPKVNKFVRRIIDEHKAQSGENHRDFVDVLLSLQGSESLSESDMIAVLWEMIFRGTDTVTVLLEWILARMVLHPDVQSKVQDEIDRIVDKSGVITESDLTEMIHLPAVVKEVLRLHPPGPLLSWSRLSITDTTVDGYHVPAGTTAMVNMWAITRDAEVWTDPLMFKPERFVIKAHTNVDFSVLGSDLRLAPFGSGRRSCPGKTLGLTTITFWVATLLHEFEFGPSSSVDLSEVLKLSCEMAHPLMVKIRSRRATSN; translated from the exons ATGAGAACAGACATAGAAAGCCTTTGGGTTTTTGCTTTAGCTTCAAAATGCAAATCTTTCACCTCCTTAAACTcaatcatttttccactttttcttcttctcatttGGCTAATTATGAACCTAATTTACTGGTCTTACTCTGGTGGTCCTGCTTGGGgcaaaaacaaattgaaaaataattcttCTTTGGTGTCAAAACCAATTCCAGGTCCAAAAGGGTTTCCTATAATAGGAAGTATGAACCTTATGGTTGGTTTAGCACACCACAAAATATTAGCCAAAGCAGAAAATTTACAAGCCAAACGTTTAATGTCATTTAGCCTTGGTGAAACCAGAGTTATTGTTACATGTAATCCAGATGTAGCAAAAGAAATACTCAACAGTTCAGTTTTTGTTGATCGTCCAGTTAAAGAATCAGCCTATAAACTAATGTTTAATAGAGCAATTGGTTTTGCTTCTTATGGTGTTTATTGGAGAACACTTAGAAAAATTTCAGCTGCTCATCTTTTTTCTCCTAAGCAAATTATTGCCTCTGAAAAACCAAGGTCCCAAATTGCAAAACAATTAGTTACTATGTTTAAAAACAGTCCAAATGACATTTTACGTGTTAGAGATGGCTTAAAATTGGCTTCTTTAAATAATATGATGTCTTgtgtttttggaaaattttataatCTTGATTCTTGTAATATGGAGACTGATGAATTGATAAAATTGGTAGATGAAGGGTATGAATTATTGGGTATGCTTAATTGGTCTGACCATTTATCTTGGTTATCTGAATTTGATCCACAGAAAATTAAACAGAGGTGTTCAGAGATTGTGCCAAAAGTGAATAAATTTGTGAGAAGGATTATTGATGAACATAAGGCTCAATCTGGTGAAAATCATCGtgattttgtggatgttttgcTATCTCTTCAAGGTTCAGAGAGTTTATCAGAATCTGATATGATTGCAGTACTTTGG GAAATGATATTTAGGGGGACTGACACTGTAACAGTATTGCTAGAGTGGATACTAGCACGAATGGTGCTTCATCCGGACGTTCAGTCAAAAGTCCAAGACGAGATAGACAGAATCGTCGATAAATCAGGAGTCATAACTGAATCCGACCTAACAGAGATGATACATTTACCCGCGGTAGTAAAAGAAGTACTCAGGTTACACCCTCCTGGTCCACTATTGTCATGGTCCCGCCTTTCGATAACGGACACCACCGTAGATGGTTATCACGTGCCAGCTGGAACCACGGCTATGGTGAACATGTGGGCCATCACGAGGGATGCAGAAGTTTGGACCGACCCTCTTATGTTTAAGCCCGAAAGGTTCGTGATCAAAGCCCATACTAATGTTGATTTCTCGGTGTTAGGGTCTGACCTAAGATTGGCACCATTTGGGTCCGGAAGGCGATCTTGTCCCGGAAAAACACTAGGCTTGACCACAATCACTTTTTGGGTTGCAACGCTTTTGCACGAATTCGAGTTTGGGCCCAGTAGCAGCGTTGACTTGTCTGAGGTATTGAAGCTCTCTTGTGAAATGGCCCACCCACTTATGGTCAAGATCCGATCCAGACGTGCTACATCAAATTAA